One segment of bacterium DNA contains the following:
- a CDS encoding RidA family protein, with protein MKFDDRLAELYIELQEPPSEKGSAQAVTQIGKLLYIAQALPYSSGRFHHQGRVGIEVKLDAAKLAARMAAVMAISYARHALGGSLSKIKRVVQLNGFVACGADFKDHEKVLDGASDLFGDIFGVDGKHARTAIGAASLPQNACVCLSVVFELK; from the coding sequence ATGAAATTCGACGACAGGCTCGCTGAACTCTACATCGAATTGCAGGAGCCTCCCTCGGAAAAAGGGAGCGCCCAGGCAGTCACGCAGATCGGCAAGCTGCTCTACATAGCGCAGGCGCTTCCATATTCCTCGGGCCGCTTCCATCACCAGGGCCGCGTGGGCATCGAGGTGAAACTCGATGCGGCCAAGCTCGCGGCGAGGATGGCCGCCGTGATGGCGATCTCATACGCCAGGCATGCGCTGGGTGGTTCGCTCTCCAAGATCAAGAGGGTCGTCCAGCTCAACGGTTTCGTGGCATGCGGGGCCGACTTCAAGGATCACGAAAAGGTCCTAGACGGGGCGAGCGACCTCTTCGGCGATATCTTCGGAGTCGACGGAAAACACGCGAGGACCGCCATCGGCGCAGCGAGCCTGCCGCAGAACGCATGCGTCTGCCTCTCCGTGGTGTTTGAATTGAAGTGA